A genomic window from Ischnura elegans chromosome 10, ioIscEleg1.1, whole genome shotgun sequence includes:
- the LOC124167009 gene encoding uncharacterized protein LOC124167009 isoform X1, which yields MSLSMYLTLSFCIFMKNTCKTIEHREASMEEEGNLGPGAPKIMVFRPTYEEFKDFTKYVEYMESRGAHKAGLAKVIPPPEWKPRKAGYTDEEMNLTIPAPICQVVTGKQGLYQQINIQKRAMTVKEYRALAESDRYNTPSHFDYEDLERKYWKNITYNSPIYGADVSGSLTDSDVTDWNINKLGTILDYVNEDYGISIDGVNTAYLYFGMWKTTFAWHTEDMDLYSINYLHFGAPKTWYAIPPEHGRRLERLANGFFPGSYQSCTAFLRHKMTLISPPILRQYSIPYNKITQERGEIMVTFPYGYHAGFNHGFNCAESTNFATPRWVEYGKRASQCQCRRDMVKISMDTFVKRFQPDRYELWLQGKDVGPHPEDPTRQSAAPPPTHTDILCNKNNTEIPQSFFEIRKKKPKRHPIHKKKGADDGEGNELDEYDEDGLPCNDKKLVPIPPGVQEAIKEMGVEDDGCEYLPDEEQLEVLEDIWLKAGETGNSPDEYEEEFSLKKKKPKRKKSVGTEDGSVIKKRKSIKVEGKVGHQYKMYEPKIKIEGDSSASTPPAIAKPYSFGNGSEEEGGMIGNGSQSISPQFVLDGKGTVVPGGGNALGNSRIAENRGSSYMTLVAPPKIGANGEVKKIGPRLKAELRVNQDMEESKSNISPGELESRVPILVPSTSQANYPKHQKIVVRRDLGGHGWTTSTSANGSKVLVGKVVPPVTTVSWPKIVQKANFGMIKNIKLGDSSNPGKIIFTSDPKSGKFNSVALASAGTVISDGKPGTSPAAGNTTPNPDVRNAMLLLSLGKEVRVGESSPSYVNIQVNENASSLQVVSSESISSPNPQSAQPTGTALNSPSVVRKPCVVILGGRGRGRGGRPGRGGMAMRGQRGRGRGGGGFRVGATGTPLSTRPSSTSSSVSPSAPKGRAISSGRWKSESSSQSLQAALDSFVEEVVLESNVPPSEDDELGLGLVGSFSSYKLSKGSKKSVSHDPWHGFDLSNVKSEETAAVAHATTEKDKVVMTPHPPSVPTSTAALLKTGSCPMKKTPHVLPKTVATSLSSSAPSTPPLQPYPKVTVLKEKVEERPAPLLEPVADGEEAKVREVDFPPHLIPENHCNSYSDATMPWSPAFRSGGAGTGGNLPFLKGLKKDSVSDRALEKSFNSYWSQDEPYCSLCTVFSHHEKTTPEPMPPGWRNNCFGKDIKPTKSPTWLTAANFAKRKPCKIELQTDSSSNAADISAGVSSILTCCDCGVCIHASCYGVTLLPLEIKDWRCDKCYAGMYQAWCCLCLWRGGALKRTSDGRWAHLLCSLLAPDVSFRDVRCKEPIHVPIGLDRPLPPPHQPMLHHQSNQPSANLPKPDIGSSALPSASHTCELCKSVEGSCIPCNYSPGKCSSYYHPMCALIAGARFIMIEEDEGCNKNAEFQITCARHLPNHDQVQPLSEGERVWGRKSNDHLYPGRVSWDWVVPALRCWVSYSDGSLGANLPPSSIQGLDWENNKLPKPGREVLVVTGSDASPVRATFLGSTVKKMYMVCFDDGMSQPLCREDIFNVIEDIPSMVRGSLEVKDLKSSCLLQNSQEPQILIKEEPLD from the exons ATGTCGTTATCCATGTACTTAACCCTTAGCTTCTGCATTTTCAT gAAGAATACTTGCAAGACGATTGAGCACCGTGAGGCAAGCATGGAGGAAGAGGGAAATTTGGGTCCGGGGGCCCCAAAAATAATGGTTTTCCGACCAACTTACGAAGAATTCAAAGATTTCACCAAGTATGTGGAATACATGGAATCTCGAGGTGCTCACAAAGCTGGTCTTGCAAAG GTTATACCTCCTCCGGAATGGAAACCTAGGAAAGCCGGTTACACGGATGAAGAAATGAACTTGACTATCCCAGCACCTATTTGCCAGGTGGTCACCGGCAAACAAGGGCTTTACCAGCAAATTAACATTCAGAAAAGGGCCATGACTGTAAAGGAGTACAGAGCATTAGCTGAGAGTGACAG GTATAATACCCCTAGTCACTTTGACTATGAAGATCttgagaggaaatattggaagaaCATTACTTATAATTCGCCGATCTATGGTGCTGATGTCTCTGGGTCTTTGACTGACAGTGATGTCACT GACTGGAACATCAATAAATTGGGGACAATTCTGGATTATGTGAATGAAGATTATGGCATCAGCATTGATGGAGTTAACACTGCATACCTGTACTTTGGTATGTGGAAGACCACTTTTGCTTGGCATACTGAGGACATGGATCTATACTCCATCAATTACCTTCACTTTGGAGCCCCTAAAACATG GTATGCCATTCCACCAGAACATGGAAGAAGACTGGAGCGCTTAGCAAATGGATTTTTTCCTGGAAGTTATCAGTCCTGTACAGCATTTTTAAGGCATAAGATGACTCTCATATCTCCTCCAATTCTGAGGCAGTATTCAATCCCATATAACAAG ATAACACAAGAACGAGGTGAAATTATGGTGACATTTCCTTATGGATACCATGCTGGTTTCAATCATGGATTTAACTGTGCAGAATCAACCAATTTTGCCACCCCTAGATGGGTTGAGTATGGAAAAAGAGCATCGCAGTGTCAATGCAG GAGGGACATGGTTAAGATAAGCATGGATACCTTTGTGAAACGTTTCCAGCCGGATCGATACGAATTGTGGCTGCAAGGGAAAGATGTTGGGCCTCATCCTGAAGATCCTACAAGACAATCAGCTGCCCCGCCCCCAACTCACACTGATATTCTCTGCAATAAGAA CAACACAGAGATTCCTCAGTCATTCTTTGAAATACGAAAGAAGAAGCCCAAACGGCATCCCATTCATAAAAAGAAGGGAGCGGACGATGGTGAAGGCAATGAGCTGGATGAATATGATGAAGATGGGCTCCCATGCAATGATAAGAAATTGGTCCCAATTCCACCTGGTGTTCAAGAGGCAATCAAAGAAATGGGAGTGGAGGATGATGGCTGTGAATATCTACCTGATGAAGAGCAGCTGGAAGTTTTGGAGGATATTTGGCTGAAAGCAGGTGAAACAG GGAACTCCCCTGATGAGTATGAGGAGGAGTTCAGCCTGAAAAAGAAAAAGCCTAAAAGGAAGAAATCTGTCGGAACAGAGGATGGATCAGTGATTAAAAAGAGGAAGTCAATCAAGGTTGAGGGAAAAGTTGGTCACCAATATAAAATGTATGAGCCCAAGATCAAGATTGAGGGGGATTCTTCAGCCTCTACCCCACCAGCAATTGCCAAACCTTACTCTTTTGGTAATGGAAGTGAAGAGGAAGGTGGGATGATTGGCAATGGTAGTCAGTCCATTAGCCCCCAGTTTGTTTTGGATGGCAAAGGAACTGTAGTACCTGGAGGTGGGAATGCATTGGGGAATTCAAGGATTGCTGAAAATAGGGGCAGTTCTTATATGACATTAGTTGCTCCGCCGAAGATAGGAGCCAATGGTGAGGTGAAGAAAATAGGTCCACGTTTGAAAGCGGAGCTTCGTGTCAATCAAGATATGGAGGAGTCCAAGTCAAATATTTCCCCGGGAGAGTTGGAAAGCAGAGTTCCCATTCTTGTGCCAAGCACTTCACAGGCCAATTACCCTAAGCATCAGAAAATTGTCGTTAGGCGGGACTTGGGAGGCCATGGTTGGACCACAAGTACCAGTGCCAACGGCAGCAAGGTGCTGGTTGGAAAGGTTGTGCCTCCAGTGACAACAGTATCTTGGCCAAAAATAGTTCAGAAGGCTAATTTTGGAATGATCAAAAACATTAAGCTTGGTGATAGTAGTAATCCTGGGAAGATCATCTTCACTAGTGATCCCAAGAGTGGTAAGTTTAATAGTGTTGCATTAGCATCGGCGGGAACTGTAATCAGTGATGGTAAACCAGGTACATCACCTGCAGCAGGAAATACAACACCCAATCCAGATGTAAGGAATGCCATGCTGCTCCTCAGTCTTGGGAAAGAAGTGCGAGTAGGTGAGTCTAGTCCGAGCTACGTCAACATTCAGGTGAACGAGAATGCGTCGTCTCTCCAGGTGGTTTCATCTGAGTCCATTTCAAGTCCAAACCCTCAGTCAGCTCAGCCTACAGGCACAGCGTTGAACTCTCCATCCGTTGTCCGCAAGCCGTGTGTCGTCATACTAGGGGGTAGAGGAAGGGGTCGTGGTGGTAGACCTGGAAGGGGGGGTATGGCCATGCGAGGACAGAGGGGGAGGGGCAGGGGAGGAGGTGGTTTCAGAGTCGGTGCAACAGGCACACCTCTCTCCACACGCCCCAGTTCCACCTCATCATCTGTGTCGCCAAGTGCACCAAAGGGTCGTGCCATATCTTCCGGCAGGTGGAAGAGTGAGAGTAGTAGTCAAAGCCTTCAGGCTGCCCTGGACAGTTTTGTGGAGGAAGTGGTTCTAGAGAGTAACGTCCCACCAAGTGAGGATGATGAGTTGGGTTTGGGTTTGGTGGGTAGCTTTAGTTCTTATAAACTCAGTAAAGGTAGTAAGAAGAGTGTTTCTCACGATCCATGGCATGGGTTTGATTTGAGTAATGTGAAATCGGAAGAGACTGCAGCTGTGGCTCATGCTACCACGGAGAAGGACAAGGTTGTGATGACCCCGCATCCCCCGAGTGTTCCTACCTCGACTGCAGCTCTCCTGAAGACTGGATCATGTCCAATGAAAAAGACCCCCCATGTGCTCCCTAAGACAGTTGCCACCTCTTTGAGTTCATCTGCTCCCTCAACACCCCCACTACAACCTTACCCGAAAGTGACCGTGCTGAAAGAGAAGGTTGAAGAGCGGCCGGCTCCATTGCTGGAGCCTGTGGCAGATGGGGAGGAGGCTAAGGTGCGGGAAGTCGACTTCCCTCCTCATCTCATCCCAGAGAACCATTGCAACAGCTACTCTGATGCCACCATGCCGTGGTCTCCGGCATTTAGGAGTG GTGGTGCAGGTACTGGAGGCAACTTACCATTTCTTAAAGGCTTGAAGAAAGACTCTGTTTCAGATAGAGCTTTGGAGAAAAGCTTTAATTCATATTGGAGTCAAGATGAACCATACTGTTCCCTTTGCACTGTTTTTTCCCATCATGAG AAAACTACTCCAGAACCAATGCCTCCCGGTTGGAGGAATAACTGTTTTGGAAAAGACATAAAGCCCACTAAATCTCCTACCTGGCTTACTGCAGCAAATTTTGCCAAACGGAAACCTTGCAAG ATTGAGCTGCAGACGGACAGCTCATCAAATGCTGCTGATATCAGTGCAGGTGTATCATCCATTCTTACGTGTTGTGACTGTGGAGTTTGTATCCATGCATCGTGCTATGGAGTTACTCTTCTACCTCTTGAGATAAAGGATTGGAGGTGTGACAAATGCTATGCCGGCATGTATCAGGCT TGGTGTTGTCTCTGCTTGTGGCGAGGCGGTGCATTGAAGAGGACAAGTGACGGACGGTGGGCGCACTTGTTATGTTCCCTTCTTGCACCTGATGTATCCTTCCGAGATGTCCGCTGCAAGGAACCAATCCATGTGCCAATTGGGCTAGATAGACCATTGCCACCACCTCATCAGCCAATGCTACATCATCAATCTAATCAGCCATCAGCTAATCTTCCGAAACCAGACATAGGATCATCAGCTCTACCTTCTGCATCTCAT ACCTGTGAATTGTGTAAATCTGTTGAAGGCTCCTGCATCCCTTGTAATTACTCTCCTGGGAAGTGCAGCTCATATTACCATCCAATGTGTGCCCTGATTGCCGGTGCTCGATTTATCATGATTGAAGAAGATGAAGGTTGCAACAAAAATGCAGAATTCCAAATTACCTGTGCCAGACATCTACCAAATCAT GATCAAGTGCAGCCGTTATCTGAGGGGGAAAGGGTTTGGGGTAGGAAGAGTAATGATCATCTTTATCCAGGTCGAGTGTCTTGGGACTGGGTGGTGCCAGCTCTTCGTTGTTGGGTGTCATACAGCGATGGATCTCTTGGTGCCAACTTACCTCCTAGTTCCATTCAG GGCTTAGATTGGGAAAACAATAAGCTGCCAAAACCAGGAAGAGAAGTGCTGGTGGTTACTGGAAGCGATGCTTCTCCTGTCCGGGCCACGTTTTTAGGATCCACAGTGAAAAAGATGTACATG GTCTGCTTTGATGATGGGATGAGTCAACCACTTTGCCGTGAGGATATCTTTAATGTAATAGAAGATATCCCAAGTATGGTTCGTGGAAGTCTAGAAGTTAAAGATCTCAAGAGTAGCTGCTTGCTGCAAAACTCTCAAGAGCCACAGATACTGATTAAAGAGGAGCCATTGGATTGA
- the LOC124167009 gene encoding uncharacterized protein LOC124167009 isoform X2: protein MEEEGNLGPGAPKIMVFRPTYEEFKDFTKYVEYMESRGAHKAGLAKVIPPPEWKPRKAGYTDEEMNLTIPAPICQVVTGKQGLYQQINIQKRAMTVKEYRALAESDRYNTPSHFDYEDLERKYWKNITYNSPIYGADVSGSLTDSDVTDWNINKLGTILDYVNEDYGISIDGVNTAYLYFGMWKTTFAWHTEDMDLYSINYLHFGAPKTWYAIPPEHGRRLERLANGFFPGSYQSCTAFLRHKMTLISPPILRQYSIPYNKITQERGEIMVTFPYGYHAGFNHGFNCAESTNFATPRWVEYGKRASQCQCRRDMVKISMDTFVKRFQPDRYELWLQGKDVGPHPEDPTRQSAAPPPTHTDILCNKNNTEIPQSFFEIRKKKPKRHPIHKKKGADDGEGNELDEYDEDGLPCNDKKLVPIPPGVQEAIKEMGVEDDGCEYLPDEEQLEVLEDIWLKAGETGNSPDEYEEEFSLKKKKPKRKKSVGTEDGSVIKKRKSIKVEGKVGHQYKMYEPKIKIEGDSSASTPPAIAKPYSFGNGSEEEGGMIGNGSQSISPQFVLDGKGTVVPGGGNALGNSRIAENRGSSYMTLVAPPKIGANGEVKKIGPRLKAELRVNQDMEESKSNISPGELESRVPILVPSTSQANYPKHQKIVVRRDLGGHGWTTSTSANGSKVLVGKVVPPVTTVSWPKIVQKANFGMIKNIKLGDSSNPGKIIFTSDPKSGKFNSVALASAGTVISDGKPGTSPAAGNTTPNPDVRNAMLLLSLGKEVRVGESSPSYVNIQVNENASSLQVVSSESISSPNPQSAQPTGTALNSPSVVRKPCVVILGGRGRGRGGRPGRGGMAMRGQRGRGRGGGGFRVGATGTPLSTRPSSTSSSVSPSAPKGRAISSGRWKSESSSQSLQAALDSFVEEVVLESNVPPSEDDELGLGLVGSFSSYKLSKGSKKSVSHDPWHGFDLSNVKSEETAAVAHATTEKDKVVMTPHPPSVPTSTAALLKTGSCPMKKTPHVLPKTVATSLSSSAPSTPPLQPYPKVTVLKEKVEERPAPLLEPVADGEEAKVREVDFPPHLIPENHCNSYSDATMPWSPAFRSGGAGTGGNLPFLKGLKKDSVSDRALEKSFNSYWSQDEPYCSLCTVFSHHEKTTPEPMPPGWRNNCFGKDIKPTKSPTWLTAANFAKRKPCKIELQTDSSSNAADISAGVSSILTCCDCGVCIHASCYGVTLLPLEIKDWRCDKCYAGMYQAWCCLCLWRGGALKRTSDGRWAHLLCSLLAPDVSFRDVRCKEPIHVPIGLDRPLPPPHQPMLHHQSNQPSANLPKPDIGSSALPSASHTCELCKSVEGSCIPCNYSPGKCSSYYHPMCALIAGARFIMIEEDEGCNKNAEFQITCARHLPNHDQVQPLSEGERVWGRKSNDHLYPGRVSWDWVVPALRCWVSYSDGSLGANLPPSSIQGLDWENNKLPKPGREVLVVTGSDASPVRATFLGSTVKKMYMVCFDDGMSQPLCREDIFNVIEDIPSMVRGSLEVKDLKSSCLLQNSQEPQILIKEEPLD from the exons ATGGAGGAAGAGGGAAATTTGGGTCCGGGGGCCCCAAAAATAATGGTTTTCCGACCAACTTACGAAGAATTCAAAGATTTCACCAAGTATGTGGAATACATGGAATCTCGAGGTGCTCACAAAGCTGGTCTTGCAAAG GTTATACCTCCTCCGGAATGGAAACCTAGGAAAGCCGGTTACACGGATGAAGAAATGAACTTGACTATCCCAGCACCTATTTGCCAGGTGGTCACCGGCAAACAAGGGCTTTACCAGCAAATTAACATTCAGAAAAGGGCCATGACTGTAAAGGAGTACAGAGCATTAGCTGAGAGTGACAG GTATAATACCCCTAGTCACTTTGACTATGAAGATCttgagaggaaatattggaagaaCATTACTTATAATTCGCCGATCTATGGTGCTGATGTCTCTGGGTCTTTGACTGACAGTGATGTCACT GACTGGAACATCAATAAATTGGGGACAATTCTGGATTATGTGAATGAAGATTATGGCATCAGCATTGATGGAGTTAACACTGCATACCTGTACTTTGGTATGTGGAAGACCACTTTTGCTTGGCATACTGAGGACATGGATCTATACTCCATCAATTACCTTCACTTTGGAGCCCCTAAAACATG GTATGCCATTCCACCAGAACATGGAAGAAGACTGGAGCGCTTAGCAAATGGATTTTTTCCTGGAAGTTATCAGTCCTGTACAGCATTTTTAAGGCATAAGATGACTCTCATATCTCCTCCAATTCTGAGGCAGTATTCAATCCCATATAACAAG ATAACACAAGAACGAGGTGAAATTATGGTGACATTTCCTTATGGATACCATGCTGGTTTCAATCATGGATTTAACTGTGCAGAATCAACCAATTTTGCCACCCCTAGATGGGTTGAGTATGGAAAAAGAGCATCGCAGTGTCAATGCAG GAGGGACATGGTTAAGATAAGCATGGATACCTTTGTGAAACGTTTCCAGCCGGATCGATACGAATTGTGGCTGCAAGGGAAAGATGTTGGGCCTCATCCTGAAGATCCTACAAGACAATCAGCTGCCCCGCCCCCAACTCACACTGATATTCTCTGCAATAAGAA CAACACAGAGATTCCTCAGTCATTCTTTGAAATACGAAAGAAGAAGCCCAAACGGCATCCCATTCATAAAAAGAAGGGAGCGGACGATGGTGAAGGCAATGAGCTGGATGAATATGATGAAGATGGGCTCCCATGCAATGATAAGAAATTGGTCCCAATTCCACCTGGTGTTCAAGAGGCAATCAAAGAAATGGGAGTGGAGGATGATGGCTGTGAATATCTACCTGATGAAGAGCAGCTGGAAGTTTTGGAGGATATTTGGCTGAAAGCAGGTGAAACAG GGAACTCCCCTGATGAGTATGAGGAGGAGTTCAGCCTGAAAAAGAAAAAGCCTAAAAGGAAGAAATCTGTCGGAACAGAGGATGGATCAGTGATTAAAAAGAGGAAGTCAATCAAGGTTGAGGGAAAAGTTGGTCACCAATATAAAATGTATGAGCCCAAGATCAAGATTGAGGGGGATTCTTCAGCCTCTACCCCACCAGCAATTGCCAAACCTTACTCTTTTGGTAATGGAAGTGAAGAGGAAGGTGGGATGATTGGCAATGGTAGTCAGTCCATTAGCCCCCAGTTTGTTTTGGATGGCAAAGGAACTGTAGTACCTGGAGGTGGGAATGCATTGGGGAATTCAAGGATTGCTGAAAATAGGGGCAGTTCTTATATGACATTAGTTGCTCCGCCGAAGATAGGAGCCAATGGTGAGGTGAAGAAAATAGGTCCACGTTTGAAAGCGGAGCTTCGTGTCAATCAAGATATGGAGGAGTCCAAGTCAAATATTTCCCCGGGAGAGTTGGAAAGCAGAGTTCCCATTCTTGTGCCAAGCACTTCACAGGCCAATTACCCTAAGCATCAGAAAATTGTCGTTAGGCGGGACTTGGGAGGCCATGGTTGGACCACAAGTACCAGTGCCAACGGCAGCAAGGTGCTGGTTGGAAAGGTTGTGCCTCCAGTGACAACAGTATCTTGGCCAAAAATAGTTCAGAAGGCTAATTTTGGAATGATCAAAAACATTAAGCTTGGTGATAGTAGTAATCCTGGGAAGATCATCTTCACTAGTGATCCCAAGAGTGGTAAGTTTAATAGTGTTGCATTAGCATCGGCGGGAACTGTAATCAGTGATGGTAAACCAGGTACATCACCTGCAGCAGGAAATACAACACCCAATCCAGATGTAAGGAATGCCATGCTGCTCCTCAGTCTTGGGAAAGAAGTGCGAGTAGGTGAGTCTAGTCCGAGCTACGTCAACATTCAGGTGAACGAGAATGCGTCGTCTCTCCAGGTGGTTTCATCTGAGTCCATTTCAAGTCCAAACCCTCAGTCAGCTCAGCCTACAGGCACAGCGTTGAACTCTCCATCCGTTGTCCGCAAGCCGTGTGTCGTCATACTAGGGGGTAGAGGAAGGGGTCGTGGTGGTAGACCTGGAAGGGGGGGTATGGCCATGCGAGGACAGAGGGGGAGGGGCAGGGGAGGAGGTGGTTTCAGAGTCGGTGCAACAGGCACACCTCTCTCCACACGCCCCAGTTCCACCTCATCATCTGTGTCGCCAAGTGCACCAAAGGGTCGTGCCATATCTTCCGGCAGGTGGAAGAGTGAGAGTAGTAGTCAAAGCCTTCAGGCTGCCCTGGACAGTTTTGTGGAGGAAGTGGTTCTAGAGAGTAACGTCCCACCAAGTGAGGATGATGAGTTGGGTTTGGGTTTGGTGGGTAGCTTTAGTTCTTATAAACTCAGTAAAGGTAGTAAGAAGAGTGTTTCTCACGATCCATGGCATGGGTTTGATTTGAGTAATGTGAAATCGGAAGAGACTGCAGCTGTGGCTCATGCTACCACGGAGAAGGACAAGGTTGTGATGACCCCGCATCCCCCGAGTGTTCCTACCTCGACTGCAGCTCTCCTGAAGACTGGATCATGTCCAATGAAAAAGACCCCCCATGTGCTCCCTAAGACAGTTGCCACCTCTTTGAGTTCATCTGCTCCCTCAACACCCCCACTACAACCTTACCCGAAAGTGACCGTGCTGAAAGAGAAGGTTGAAGAGCGGCCGGCTCCATTGCTGGAGCCTGTGGCAGATGGGGAGGAGGCTAAGGTGCGGGAAGTCGACTTCCCTCCTCATCTCATCCCAGAGAACCATTGCAACAGCTACTCTGATGCCACCATGCCGTGGTCTCCGGCATTTAGGAGTG GTGGTGCAGGTACTGGAGGCAACTTACCATTTCTTAAAGGCTTGAAGAAAGACTCTGTTTCAGATAGAGCTTTGGAGAAAAGCTTTAATTCATATTGGAGTCAAGATGAACCATACTGTTCCCTTTGCACTGTTTTTTCCCATCATGAG AAAACTACTCCAGAACCAATGCCTCCCGGTTGGAGGAATAACTGTTTTGGAAAAGACATAAAGCCCACTAAATCTCCTACCTGGCTTACTGCAGCAAATTTTGCCAAACGGAAACCTTGCAAG ATTGAGCTGCAGACGGACAGCTCATCAAATGCTGCTGATATCAGTGCAGGTGTATCATCCATTCTTACGTGTTGTGACTGTGGAGTTTGTATCCATGCATCGTGCTATGGAGTTACTCTTCTACCTCTTGAGATAAAGGATTGGAGGTGTGACAAATGCTATGCCGGCATGTATCAGGCT TGGTGTTGTCTCTGCTTGTGGCGAGGCGGTGCATTGAAGAGGACAAGTGACGGACGGTGGGCGCACTTGTTATGTTCCCTTCTTGCACCTGATGTATCCTTCCGAGATGTCCGCTGCAAGGAACCAATCCATGTGCCAATTGGGCTAGATAGACCATTGCCACCACCTCATCAGCCAATGCTACATCATCAATCTAATCAGCCATCAGCTAATCTTCCGAAACCAGACATAGGATCATCAGCTCTACCTTCTGCATCTCAT ACCTGTGAATTGTGTAAATCTGTTGAAGGCTCCTGCATCCCTTGTAATTACTCTCCTGGGAAGTGCAGCTCATATTACCATCCAATGTGTGCCCTGATTGCCGGTGCTCGATTTATCATGATTGAAGAAGATGAAGGTTGCAACAAAAATGCAGAATTCCAAATTACCTGTGCCAGACATCTACCAAATCAT GATCAAGTGCAGCCGTTATCTGAGGGGGAAAGGGTTTGGGGTAGGAAGAGTAATGATCATCTTTATCCAGGTCGAGTGTCTTGGGACTGGGTGGTGCCAGCTCTTCGTTGTTGGGTGTCATACAGCGATGGATCTCTTGGTGCCAACTTACCTCCTAGTTCCATTCAG GGCTTAGATTGGGAAAACAATAAGCTGCCAAAACCAGGAAGAGAAGTGCTGGTGGTTACTGGAAGCGATGCTTCTCCTGTCCGGGCCACGTTTTTAGGATCCACAGTGAAAAAGATGTACATG GTCTGCTTTGATGATGGGATGAGTCAACCACTTTGCCGTGAGGATATCTTTAATGTAATAGAAGATATCCCAAGTATGGTTCGTGGAAGTCTAGAAGTTAAAGATCTCAAGAGTAGCTGCTTGCTGCAAAACTCTCAAGAGCCACAGATACTGATTAAAGAGGAGCCATTGGATTGA
- the LOC124166522 gene encoding mannose-1-phosphate guanyltransferase beta-A: protein MPVVSDNESKTMGMKALILVGGYGTRLRPLTLSRPKPLVEFANKPMLMHQVEALVEAGVTTVILAVSYRAQQMEEELGKEAKKLGVNLIFSCEREPLGTAGPLALAREHLVCSEGNEDEPFFVLNSDIICDFPFREMMSFHKKHGGEGTICVTKVEEPSKYGVVVYDSVTGRVREFIEKPREFVSNRINAGMYVLSPRILGRIQLKPTSIEKEVFPGVAADGNLYALELPAGGFWMDVGQPKDFLTGMCMYLGHLRQKEPNKLYNGAGVVGNVLVHPTAKIGEDCRIGPNVTLGPEVVVENGVRISRCTILRGARIRSHSWLEGSIVGWGSSVGQWVRLEGAAVLGEDVIVGDELYVNGGQVLPHKNISSSVPEPTIIM, encoded by the exons ATGCCTGTTGTGAGTGACAACGAGAGTAAAACAATGGGAATGAAGGCCTTAATATTAGTTGGAGGGTACGGTACGAGGCTGAGGCCACTAACTCTTAGTCGACCGAAACCATTAGTGGAGTTTGCCAATAAACCTATGCTGATGCATCAAGTGGAAGCCTTAGTTGAAGCCGGTGTCACGACTGTGATCCTTGCGGTTTCTTACAGAGCCCAGCAAATGGAAGAAGAGTTGGGAAAAGAAGCAAAGAAATTAGGT GTCAATCTCATTTTCTCCTGTGAGAGGGAGCCTTTGGGAACTGCAGGACCTCTGGCCCTGGCTCGAGAACATTTAGTCTGCAGTGAAGGGAATGAGGATGAACCATTTTTCGTACTCAACTCTGACATTATATGCGATTTTCCCTTCAGAGAAATGATGTCCTTTCACAAAAAGCATGGAGGggaag GAACAATATGTGTCACAAAGGTGGAGGAGCCCTCCAAATATGGCGTTGTTGTCTATGACAGTGTCACTGGTCGAGTAAGAGAGTTCATAGAGAAGCCTCGTGAATTTGTGTCCAATCGCATCAATGCTGGAATGTATGTCCTTAGTCCACGAATCCTTGGTCGCATCCAGCTCAAGCCAACTTCAATTGAAAAGGAAGTGTTTCCTGGCGTCGCTGCCGATGGAAACCTGTATGCTCTTGAACTTCCAGCCGGAGGATTTTGGATGGATGTGGGCCAGCCGAAAGATTTTCTCACTGGAATGTGCATGTATTTAG GCCATTTACGACAGAAAGAGCCTAATAAGTTGTACAATGGTGCTGGAGTTGTTGGAAATGTACTTGTTCACCCTACAGCTAAAATTGGGGAAGATTGTAGAATTGGCCCTAATGTTACATTAGGTCCTGAG GTGGTGGTGGAGAATGGTGTACGGATCTCACGTTGCACAATATTGCGGGGAGCAAGAATAAGGTCGCATTCGTGGCTGGAGGGGAGTATTGTTGGTTGGGGGTCAAGTGTTGGACAGTGGGTGCGGCTAGAGGGGGCAGCTGTGCTCGGTGAAGATGTTATAGTGGGTGATGAGCTGTATGTGAATGGAGGCCAAGTTTTACCTCACAAAAACATCTCCTCCTCTGTACCTGAACCCACCATCATTATGTGA